A genomic stretch from Marinimicrobium sp. C6131 includes:
- the mfd gene encoding transcription-repair coupling factor translates to MSEQNPLNPPIANRSGDRQTWGQLHGAAQALALANAARSHEGLSLVIAPDTSTAQRLESELRYFAGDTLPVLHLADWETLPYDTISPHQDIISERLRTLYRLPATRQGILVVPVTSALQRLMPQSYLLGNSLLLEPGERLDLQALRQRLEKAGYHCVDTVYEHGEFAVRGALIDLFPMGSDFPYRIDLFDDEVETLRRFDPETQMTVEQVDRIELLPAREFPLDKNGINRFRDHWHARFDVDHRACPVYQDVCSGIAPPGIEYYLPLFFEQSSHLFEYLPENTRIFALGELESAANRFWSELQNRYESRKVDPQRPIMPPRDIYLGVDELFGLIKPMARTFVQTAPVEPGAGRINFATQAPPTLPVNHQADNPMAAVEAFLMEFDGRVLFCADSAGRRETLLELLGRIRVHPTIVDSWDAFTLDDTRLALCVAPLDQGLLLRDPRLVVIAESQLFGDRVQQQRRRRQAQDNSDLIVKNLTELKPGAPVVHIDHGVGRYRGLETLEVDSQSTEFLTLEYAEGAKLYVPVTNLHLISRFSGADEELAPLHRLGSEQWQKAKRKAAEQVRDAAAELLDIYARRAARKGFAFQDPQAAYESFAAAFPFEETPDQQRAIEAVVQDMLSPQPMDRLVCGDVGFGKTEVAMRAAFIASYSGKQVALLAPTTLLAQQHFESLKDRFADWPITIEVLSRFRTTKEVNEVLKRVEAGTVDIIVGTHKLLQGDIRYKNLGLLIIDEEHRFGVRQKEKLKALRAEIDILTLTATPIPRTLNLSMSGIRDLSIIATPPARRLSVKTFVRTQDDAIIKEAILREILRGGQVYYLYNEVKNIERIARELGEMIPGARVGIGHGQMRERDLERVMSDFYHKRFNVMVCTTIIETGIDVPSANTIIIHRADKFGLAQLHQLRGRVGRSHHQAYAYLLTPEKRAMTADALKRLDAIAAAHDLGAGFTLATHDMEIRGAGELLGEEQSGQIQTVGFSLYMDMLDRAIKAIRAGKAPDIEQPLDSGIDVNLRIPALIPADYLPDVHTRLVLYKRLANAESDEALRELQVEMIDRFGLLPDATKNLFAVTALKLRAERLGIAKLEAGDRAGRLEFSEQTEVDPLTIVQLVQSDPQTYQLAGANHLKFVRNMENGETRLNAVSELLDKLTPGNRS, encoded by the coding sequence ATGAGTGAACAGAACCCGCTGAATCCGCCCATTGCAAACCGCTCCGGCGACCGCCAGACCTGGGGGCAACTCCACGGTGCGGCCCAGGCACTCGCGCTGGCGAATGCGGCCCGATCCCACGAGGGCCTGAGCCTCGTCATCGCGCCAGACACCAGTACCGCTCAGCGCCTGGAGAGCGAGCTTCGTTACTTCGCGGGCGACACCCTGCCGGTGCTCCACCTGGCGGACTGGGAGACCCTGCCTTACGACACCATATCACCCCACCAGGACATCATCTCGGAGCGACTGCGGACTCTCTACCGCCTGCCGGCGACCCGCCAGGGAATTCTGGTGGTACCGGTCACCAGCGCCCTGCAACGCTTGATGCCCCAGAGCTACCTGCTGGGCAACAGTCTGCTGCTCGAACCCGGCGAACGCCTCGACCTGCAAGCGCTGCGCCAGCGCCTGGAGAAGGCCGGCTACCACTGTGTGGACACCGTGTACGAACACGGGGAATTCGCTGTGCGCGGCGCGCTGATCGACCTGTTCCCCATGGGCAGTGACTTCCCCTATCGGATCGACCTGTTCGATGACGAGGTGGAAACCCTGCGCCGGTTCGACCCGGAAACCCAGATGACCGTCGAACAGGTCGACCGCATCGAGCTGTTGCCGGCCAGGGAGTTCCCTCTGGATAAAAACGGTATCAATCGCTTTCGGGATCACTGGCATGCCCGTTTTGATGTTGATCATCGGGCCTGCCCTGTCTACCAGGACGTCTGTAGCGGCATTGCACCGCCGGGCATTGAGTATTATCTGCCGCTCTTTTTCGAGCAATCGAGTCACCTGTTCGAGTACTTGCCGGAGAACACCCGGATCTTTGCCCTCGGGGAACTCGAGTCGGCCGCCAATCGCTTCTGGAGTGAGCTGCAAAACCGCTACGAAAGCCGGAAAGTCGACCCCCAGCGCCCCATCATGCCACCGAGGGATATCTATCTGGGAGTGGATGAACTGTTCGGCCTGATCAAACCGATGGCCCGCACCTTCGTCCAGACGGCCCCCGTGGAGCCTGGCGCCGGCCGCATCAACTTTGCGACCCAGGCACCGCCCACACTGCCGGTCAATCATCAGGCCGACAACCCCATGGCGGCCGTGGAAGCATTCCTGATGGAGTTCGACGGCCGGGTTCTGTTCTGCGCCGACTCCGCCGGTCGCCGTGAAACGCTGCTCGAGCTGCTGGGCCGCATCCGGGTTCACCCGACGATTGTCGACAGCTGGGACGCGTTTACCCTTGATGACACTCGCCTGGCACTCTGTGTCGCACCGCTCGACCAGGGTCTGCTCCTGCGAGACCCCAGACTGGTAGTCATTGCCGAATCCCAACTGTTCGGCGACCGGGTTCAGCAACAGCGCCGGCGTCGTCAGGCGCAGGACAACAGCGACCTGATCGTCAAGAACCTGACCGAACTCAAACCCGGCGCTCCGGTGGTACACATTGACCATGGCGTGGGCCGCTATCGGGGCCTGGAAACCCTGGAAGTAGACAGCCAGTCGACGGAGTTCCTGACCCTGGAGTACGCCGAGGGTGCCAAGCTCTATGTACCGGTAACCAACCTGCACCTGATCAGCCGGTTCAGTGGCGCGGACGAGGAATTGGCCCCGCTGCATCGGTTGGGCAGTGAACAATGGCAGAAAGCGAAACGTAAAGCGGCCGAGCAAGTCCGCGATGCGGCCGCCGAGCTGCTGGACATCTACGCTCGCCGCGCAGCCCGCAAAGGCTTTGCCTTTCAGGACCCCCAGGCCGCCTACGAAAGTTTTGCCGCCGCCTTCCCCTTTGAGGAAACCCCGGACCAGCAGCGCGCCATCGAAGCGGTGGTGCAGGACATGCTCTCCCCACAGCCCATGGATCGCCTGGTCTGCGGCGATGTCGGCTTTGGCAAGACTGAGGTGGCCATGCGCGCCGCCTTCATCGCCAGCTACAGCGGCAAACAGGTGGCATTGCTGGCACCGACCACCCTGCTCGCCCAACAACATTTTGAGTCCCTGAAAGACCGTTTTGCCGATTGGCCCATCACCATCGAAGTGCTCTCGCGTTTTCGCACCACCAAAGAGGTCAACGAGGTCCTCAAGCGGGTGGAAGCCGGCACAGTGGATATTATCGTGGGCACCCACAAGTTACTTCAGGGCGATATACGCTACAAGAATCTCGGGCTGCTCATCATTGATGAAGAACACCGTTTCGGTGTCCGTCAGAAGGAAAAACTCAAGGCGCTGCGGGCGGAGATTGACATCCTTACCTTGACCGCGACGCCCATTCCCAGAACGCTCAACCTGTCCATGTCCGGCATCCGGGACCTGTCCATTATCGCCACGCCGCCGGCGCGACGCCTGTCGGTCAAAACCTTTGTCCGCACCCAGGACGACGCCATCATCAAAGAGGCCATTCTGCGGGAAATCCTGCGCGGCGGGCAGGTGTACTACCTGTATAACGAAGTCAAGAATATTGAACGGATTGCCCGGGAGCTGGGCGAAATGATTCCCGGGGCGCGGGTGGGCATCGGTCACGGTCAGATGCGTGAGCGCGACCTGGAACGGGTCATGTCGGACTTTTACCACAAGCGGTTCAACGTCATGGTATGCACTACCATCATTGAAACCGGAATTGACGTACCCAGCGCCAATACCATCATCATCCACCGCGCCGACAAGTTCGGACTGGCCCAGCTACATCAGTTGCGCGGTCGCGTGGGACGCTCCCACCACCAGGCATACGCCTATCTGCTGACACCGGAGAAACGTGCCATGACTGCGGATGCCCTCAAGCGGCTGGATGCTATCGCGGCCGCTCACGATCTGGGGGCGGGCTTCACGCTCGCCACTCACGATATGGAAATCCGCGGTGCCGGCGAACTGCTCGGCGAAGAGCAGAGCGGCCAGATCCAGACCGTCGGTTTCTCGCTGTACATGGACATGCTGGATCGCGCCATCAAGGCGATCCGGGCCGGCAAGGCGCCGGACATCGAGCAACCTCTGGACTCGGGCATTGATGTCAACCTGCGCATCCCGGCCCTGATTCCCGCAGACTACTTGCCGGACGTACACACACGTCTGGTGCTCTACAAGCGACTGGCCAACGCGGAATCCGATGAAGCCCTGCGCGAACTTCAGGTGGAAATGATCGACCGATTCGGGCTGCTGCCCGACGCCACCAAGAACCTGTTTGCGGTCACCGCCCTGAAGTTACGGGCGGAAAGGCTCGGTATCGCCAAACTGGAAGCTGGCGACCGGGCCGGTCGCCTGGAATTTTCCGAACAAACCGAGGTCGATCCACTGACCATTGTGCAATTGGTGCAAAGTGACCCACAAACCTACCAATTGGCAGGGGCCAATCATTTAAAATTCGTCCGAAATATGGAAAATGGCGAAACACGACTGAACGCTGTTTCAGAACTGCTGGATAAACTGACGCCCGGAAACCGCTCATGA
- a CDS encoding DUF6586 family protein — MAGTSLTRVNQKVAYCRALLKQLVNDGEPGNANERLRQQALLDAAAFHLLCAYRHYLRELAESYAVPDVTRISTERDLLEALERFGKNPSEARELLSLRQDPDSWLHALQEAYDACWAASGAAPVARIEVLDLEAPEGAPGKITHRRMAQWFEAFNQLVERQRETSAEY, encoded by the coding sequence ATGGCCGGAACGAGTCTGACACGGGTTAACCAGAAAGTGGCCTACTGTCGTGCGCTGCTCAAGCAGCTCGTCAACGACGGCGAGCCAGGCAACGCCAATGAGCGCCTGCGCCAGCAGGCGTTGCTCGACGCGGCGGCGTTTCATCTGCTCTGTGCTTATCGGCACTATCTGAGGGAGTTGGCGGAAAGCTACGCGGTTCCGGACGTGACCCGGATCAGCACTGAACGGGACTTGCTGGAGGCCCTGGAGCGCTTTGGCAAGAACCCTTCAGAAGCCCGGGAGCTGCTCAGTCTGCGTCAGGATCCGGACAGTTGGCTGCATGCCCTTCAGGAGGCCTATGACGCCTGTTGGGCCGCTTCCGGTGCGGCTCCTGTGGCCCGTATCGAGGTGCTGGACCTGGAAGCGCCTGAGGGGGCCCCCGGGAAAATTACCCACCGTCGAATGGCTCAGTGGTTTGAGGCATTCAATCAACTGGTGGAGCGGCAACGCGAAACCAGCGCCGAGTACTGA
- a CDS encoding hypoxanthine-guanine phosphoribosyltransferase, with translation MTDSRWPVGAERLYSLNELECALDRLAREMEEALTGPEPLLVLTVMHGGLVTAGHLLPRLSMPLETDYVHASRYGHRMAGGDQLSWLHRPATPLAGRRVLIVDDILDRGLTLEALVDTCRAQRAHSVHTVAMVQKCLSEPPAIEADFVGLTVPDRFVFGFGMDYQGLWRNAPGIFAVPVSCNGD, from the coding sequence GTGACTGATTCACGTTGGCCTGTTGGGGCGGAGCGCCTATATTCCCTGAACGAGCTGGAGTGTGCGCTTGACCGTCTCGCCCGGGAGATGGAAGAGGCACTCACCGGGCCCGAGCCGCTGCTGGTGTTGACCGTGATGCATGGCGGGCTGGTCACGGCCGGGCATCTGTTGCCGCGTCTGTCGATGCCTCTGGAAACCGATTATGTGCACGCCAGTCGCTACGGGCATCGGATGGCAGGAGGCGACCAGCTGAGTTGGCTGCACCGCCCGGCGACCCCGCTGGCGGGCAGGCGGGTCCTGATTGTCGACGATATCCTCGACCGGGGTCTGACGCTAGAGGCGCTTGTGGACACGTGCAGGGCGCAGCGAGCGCATTCCGTTCACACCGTGGCAATGGTGCAGAAATGTTTGTCTGAGCCCCCGGCGATTGAAGCCGACTTTGTCGGGTTGACCGTGCCTGATCGTTTTGTGTTCGGGTTTGGTATGGACTATCAGGGGCTTTGGCGTAATGCCCCGGGAATATTTGCAGTCCCCGTGTCCTGTAACGGAGACTGA
- a CDS encoding cold-shock protein, whose translation MAERASGTVKWFNNARGYGFITCGEDSDDIFVHYRNIRGEGYRSLSEGQSVEFELLEGDKGLQADDVVAVA comes from the coding sequence ATGGCTGAGCGAGCGTCAGGAACCGTCAAATGGTTCAACAACGCCAGAGGCTACGGGTTTATCACCTGTGGCGAAGACAGTGACGATATTTTCGTGCACTACCGCAACATCCGAGGTGAAGGCTACCGCTCCCTGTCGGAAGGACAGAGCGTGGAGTTTGAGCTGCTCGAGGGTGATAAAGGGCTCCAGGCCGACGACGTTGTCGCCGTTGCCTGA
- the lexA gene encoding transcriptional repressor LexA: MYNLTPRQEKVLQLIKNYAEETGYPPTRAEIARILGYKSANAAEEHIKALARKGAIEVIPGASRGIKLVEPQQGLPLVGRVAAGSPILAQEHIEDYCQLPHSFFTPQADYLLRVHGMSMKDAGILDGDLLAVHRTQQVRNGQIVVARIGDEVTVKRFKRVGNRAQVELWPENPDFDVIEVDLRDQEFTIEGLSVGVIRRD; the protein is encoded by the coding sequence ATGTACAACTTGACCCCTCGCCAGGAAAAGGTGCTGCAGTTGATCAAGAATTACGCGGAAGAAACCGGCTATCCGCCGACCCGCGCCGAGATTGCCCGTATTCTGGGATACAAATCGGCCAATGCGGCGGAGGAACACATCAAGGCCCTGGCCCGTAAAGGCGCCATTGAGGTCATCCCCGGTGCCTCCCGTGGCATCAAACTGGTCGAACCCCAGCAGGGGCTGCCGCTGGTTGGACGTGTCGCGGCCGGCAGTCCGATTCTCGCCCAGGAGCACATCGAAGACTACTGCCAACTGCCCCACAGTTTTTTCACGCCCCAGGCCGACTACCTCCTGCGGGTTCACGGCATGAGTATGAAAGACGCCGGCATTCTGGATGGCGATCTCCTGGCGGTACACCGCACTCAACAGGTCCGCAACGGCCAGATTGTGGTGGCGCGTATCGGCGATGAGGTGACGGTGAAACGGTTCAAACGGGTCGGCAATCGCGCCCAGGTGGAACTCTGGCCCGAAAACCCGGATTTTGATGTTATTGAAGTGGACCTGCGCGACCAGGAGTTCACTATTGAAGGTCTCAGTGTAGGAGTCATTCGCCGTGATTAA
- a CDS encoding mechanosensitive ion channel family protein — MELWEPIKTFLTDLADRDQLWIVHAFGVVMATLVLAMVVSYVVKRLERKADKGNAIWLMMAFRSVRPPLKGIIWLLGISWASYLTHQGADIELMGAVETIRQVGIVLLVTWFLVRFIKLGEQEFLNPRVGEPGDPTTVGAVSKLLRASVVITAGLGLLQALGYSISGVLAFGGVGGIAVGFAAKDLLANFFGGLTIYMDRPFAVGDWVRSPDKEIEGVVENIGWRQTRIRTFDRRPLYVPNATFTQISVENPSRMENRRILETIGIRYDDVDKMGAIVADVRQMLLDDERIETDTQTLIVNFNTFAASSLDFFVYTFTKTVNWVEFHEIKQDIMLKIADIITGYGAEIAYPTSTLHVPEPVRLSGSEGAGAAGAQSEASSVGKVSGKQSAPTNRSAGDTSYGPEIDGEPSGGDGD; from the coding sequence ATGGAATTGTGGGAACCGATTAAGACATTCTTGACCGATCTGGCTGATCGGGATCAGCTGTGGATCGTGCACGCGTTCGGTGTGGTCATGGCCACTCTGGTCCTGGCCATGGTTGTCAGCTATGTGGTCAAACGACTGGAGCGAAAGGCGGACAAGGGGAACGCAATCTGGCTGATGATGGCGTTCCGGTCGGTTCGGCCGCCACTGAAGGGTATTATTTGGCTGCTGGGTATCAGTTGGGCGAGCTATCTGACCCATCAGGGCGCGGACATCGAGCTGATGGGAGCGGTTGAAACCATCCGTCAGGTGGGGATCGTACTGCTGGTCACCTGGTTCCTGGTGCGTTTTATCAAACTGGGTGAACAGGAGTTTCTGAACCCCAGGGTGGGTGAGCCGGGCGACCCGACCACGGTGGGGGCGGTCAGCAAGTTGCTGCGGGCCTCCGTGGTCATTACCGCGGGGCTGGGGCTGCTGCAGGCCCTCGGGTACAGTATCTCCGGCGTGCTGGCCTTTGGTGGTGTGGGGGGGATCGCCGTGGGTTTCGCGGCGAAAGACCTCCTCGCGAACTTCTTTGGTGGCCTGACGATCTATATGGATCGACCGTTTGCGGTGGGTGATTGGGTGCGGTCACCGGACAAGGAAATTGAAGGGGTGGTGGAAAACATCGGTTGGCGCCAGACGCGTATTCGAACCTTTGACCGCCGGCCCCTGTATGTGCCCAACGCGACTTTCACCCAGATTTCCGTGGAAAACCCGTCGCGCATGGAGAATCGGCGGATCCTCGAGACCATCGGTATTCGCTACGACGATGTCGACAAAATGGGTGCCATTGTGGCGGACGTCCGGCAGATGTTGCTGGACGATGAACGCATCGAAACAGACACCCAGACGCTGATCGTCAACTTCAATACCTTCGCGGCGAGTTCTCTGGACTTCTTCGTCTACACGTTCACCAAGACCGTCAACTGGGTGGAATTTCACGAGATCAAGCAGGATATCATGCTGAAAATTGCCGATATCATCACTGGGTACGGCGCGGAGATCGCTTACCCGACGTCCACCCTGCATGTGCCTGAGCCGGTCCGCCTGTCCGGAAGCGAAGGCGCTGGCGCCGCCGGGGCCCAGAGCGAGGCATCGTCGGTCGGGAAGGTGTCAGGGAAGCAGAGTGCGCCGACCAACCGCTCAGCCGGTGATACCTCTTATGGCCCCGAGATCGATGGTGAGCCATCCGGTGGCGACGGTGACTGA
- a CDS encoding Na(+)-translocating NADH-quinone reductase subunit A, producing the protein MIKIRRGLDLPISGAPEQAISEGPKIRSVAVIGFDYHGMKPTMAVQVGDKVKLGQLLFTDKKTEGVRYTAPASGTVAAINRGERRVLQSVVIDVEGDDAETFEAYKGTDPAQVSDEDARALLNESGLWTALRTRPFSKVPALDSKPNSIFVTAIDTNPLAANPELIIAEQAEAFKQGLVVLSRMTEGKVFVCKAAGADIPVATGERFVTEAFGGVHPAGNAGTHIHYLDPVSDKKLVWTVNYQDVIAIGTLFTSGKLDTRRVVALGGPQVEKPRLLRTRLGANLEELTAGELKPAENRLISGSVFGGRNARGPVSYLGRYHQQVSVLEEGNDRPMLHYLRAGFNAFSVMGIYISKLFKGKKFNFTTTTSGSERAMVPVGAYERVMPLDILPTQLLRSLIVGDTETAQQLGCLELDEEDLALCTFVCPGKYEYGPILRDNLTTIEKEG; encoded by the coding sequence ATGATAAAGATCCGTCGGGGATTGGATTTACCTATATCCGGTGCGCCCGAGCAGGCCATCAGCGAGGGTCCAAAAATCCGCTCTGTGGCTGTCATCGGTTTCGATTACCACGGTATGAAACCGACCATGGCGGTCCAGGTGGGGGACAAGGTCAAGCTCGGTCAGTTACTGTTTACCGATAAAAAGACGGAAGGTGTGCGCTACACGGCGCCTGCCTCCGGCACTGTGGCGGCCATCAATCGTGGCGAACGCCGTGTGCTGCAGTCCGTCGTGATCGATGTCGAAGGCGACGACGCCGAGACGTTTGAGGCCTATAAAGGCACGGATCCGGCTCAGGTGTCCGATGAGGACGCCCGCGCCCTGTTGAACGAGTCCGGTTTGTGGACCGCACTGCGGACCCGCCCGTTCAGCAAGGTGCCGGCCCTGGACAGCAAGCCCAACTCCATCTTCGTGACTGCCATTGACACCAATCCGCTGGCGGCCAACCCGGAGCTGATCATCGCCGAGCAGGCCGAGGCCTTCAAGCAGGGGCTGGTGGTGCTGAGCCGGATGACCGAGGGCAAGGTGTTTGTCTGTAAAGCCGCGGGTGCCGATATCCCCGTCGCCACAGGTGAGCGTTTTGTCACCGAAGCGTTCGGTGGTGTGCACCCGGCCGGCAATGCGGGCACCCACATTCATTACCTCGATCCGGTCAGTGACAAAAAGCTGGTCTGGACCGTCAACTATCAGGACGTGATTGCCATTGGCACCCTGTTTACCAGCGGCAAGCTGGATACCCGCCGCGTGGTGGCCCTGGGTGGTCCACAGGTCGAGAAGCCCCGCCTGCTGCGCACCCGGTTGGGTGCCAACCTCGAGGAGTTGACCGCCGGGGAACTCAAACCCGCTGAAAACCGCCTGATCTCCGGTTCGGTGTTTGGTGGACGTAATGCCCGTGGTCCGGTTTCGTACCTCGGCCGCTATCACCAGCAGGTGTCGGTACTTGAAGAGGGCAATGACCGTCCGATGCTGCACTACCTGCGCGCCGGGTTCAATGCCTTCTCTGTCATGGGTATCTACATTTCCAAGCTGTTCAAAGGCAAGAAATTCAACTTCACGACCACCACCAGTGGTAGCGAGCGCGCCATGGTGCCGGTAGGTGCTTATGAACGCGTGATGCCGCTCGACATTCTGCCGACGCAACTGCTTCGCTCCCTGATTGTCGGCGATACCGAGACCGCTCAACAACTGGGTTGTCTGGAGCTGGACGAGGAAGATTTGGCTCTGTGCACGTTCGTGTGCCCGGGCAAATACGAATACGGCCCGATCCTGCGTGACAATCTCACCACTATTGAGAAGGAGGGCTAA
- a CDS encoding cell division inhibitor SulA — MINAPVQSAAPVPAGGITELVLTHNAPEQTQLLLPMVAHLSRTVSDRWLTWISPGPVDRRLLERYGVDVRGIRLIHAPETEDNRWILWEALARGNSHTVIASPGALSDRELRQLESAARQGQCQALLLRVR; from the coding sequence GTGATTAACGCCCCCGTTCAGTCAGCCGCACCGGTACCCGCAGGCGGTATCACCGAGCTGGTGCTGACCCACAACGCGCCCGAACAGACCCAACTGCTACTGCCCATGGTAGCGCACTTGAGCCGAACCGTGAGCGATCGCTGGTTGACCTGGATCAGCCCCGGCCCGGTGGATCGGCGGTTGCTCGAGCGTTACGGCGTGGACGTCCGGGGCATCCGCCTGATTCACGCGCCGGAGACGGAAGACAACCGCTGGATACTGTGGGAGGCGCTTGCCAGAGGTAACAGCCACACGGTCATCGCCAGCCCCGGAGCCTTGAGCGACCGTGAACTCAGACAGCTCGAGTCCGCTGCGCGGCAGGGACAGTGTCAGGCCTTGCTGTTGCGGGTTCGATAA
- a CDS encoding CsiV family protein produces the protein MTHALRTSRSSFVLATLLGLVACTAIASAVADESADWYQVEMIVFERTSGADSIEQWPRNIQLRYPLNWVTLQTPNVDQEETGEASTTRPSWDNGLAALDKPAPVDPARDPFLPLPEAMRSMDRFANAMDRSGQYRVLFHEAWRQPVTELEDSPALLIQGGDSFDNHTELEGSITLSVSRYLHLHTRLWFTEFEPNYGQPPGAWPELPRRPDAPQPDTAGRDGAAPLWADEWQSPTGNAWDMSLNTTSSLPDFLEEDYLPRRIVTLNQQRRMRSEELHYLDHPIIGLLIRVTPYERPDEEATESGE, from the coding sequence ATGACCCATGCTTTGCGCACGTCCCGCTCCTCGTTCGTCCTGGCCACCCTTCTCGGTCTGGTCGCCTGCACCGCAATAGCGTCGGCGGTGGCCGACGAGTCCGCCGACTGGTACCAGGTGGAAATGATCGTCTTCGAGCGCACCAGTGGAGCCGACAGCATCGAACAGTGGCCGCGCAACATCCAATTGCGCTACCCGCTTAACTGGGTGACCCTGCAGACCCCGAACGTCGATCAGGAAGAGACTGGCGAAGCGTCGACGACCCGCCCCTCCTGGGACAACGGCCTCGCCGCTCTCGATAAACCGGCACCGGTCGATCCCGCTCGGGACCCCTTTCTGCCGCTGCCGGAGGCCATGCGCTCCATGGACCGGTTCGCCAACGCGATGGACCGGTCCGGTCAATATCGGGTCCTGTTTCACGAAGCCTGGCGACAGCCCGTTACCGAACTGGAAGACAGCCCCGCCCTGCTGATCCAGGGAGGCGACTCCTTTGATAACCACACCGAACTGGAAGGCAGTATCACCCTGAGCGTGTCGCGCTACCTCCACCTCCATACCCGGCTGTGGTTCACCGAGTTCGAGCCCAATTACGGTCAACCGCCTGGCGCCTGGCCGGAGCTGCCCCGCCGTCCGGATGCACCTCAACCAGACACCGCCGGTCGCGACGGGGCCGCCCCGCTCTGGGCCGATGAATGGCAAAGTCCGACCGGTAATGCCTGGGACATGAGCCTTAACACCACCTCAAGCCTGCCCGACTTTCTCGAAGAGGACTATCTGCCTCGCCGGATAGTGACCCTCAATCAGCAACGGCGCATGCGCAGCGAAGAGCTGCATTATCTGGACCATCCCATCATCGGATTGCTGATTCGGGTGACGCCCTATGAGCGTCCCGATGAAGAAGCCACCGAAAGCGGGGAGTAA
- a CDS encoding DUF6763 family protein, with the protein MGFQSPSIGSWYFDREDQQVFEVVALDEQQGTIEVQYLDGAIGEFDLETWPQLPLVPAAAPEDSEAAYELSQEDRWNDDEVMVPDSWNNPLNDIEPDLFPGYDD; encoded by the coding sequence ATGGGCTTTCAGTCTCCAAGCATTGGCAGCTGGTACTTCGATCGTGAGGACCAGCAAGTCTTTGAAGTGGTCGCCCTGGATGAGCAACAAGGCACCATTGAAGTGCAGTATCTCGATGGGGCTATCGGTGAATTTGATCTGGAAACCTGGCCGCAATTGCCACTGGTACCGGCCGCCGCCCCCGAGGACTCCGAAGCCGCCTACGAACTCAGCCAGGAAGACCGCTGGAACGACGATGAGGTTATGGTCCCGGATTCCTGGAACAACCCCCTGAATGACATTGAGCCCGACCTGTTCCCCGGCTACGACGACTGA